Proteins found in one Lepeophtheirus salmonis chromosome 9, UVic_Lsal_1.4, whole genome shotgun sequence genomic segment:
- the LOC121124581 gene encoding uncharacterized protein: protein MKCSIFVALVLVGITTSEVSKPSFLFEGSWLEMKESRTGVVEYLKLFGINETSANAYSNGPMTMECIQLTENGYKVTGIQPSGVPYNASITWRKEAKSPYTSFGVEMEFDAEVLKDNATHYNVLRFNAYNKTSGSLVFFTQRVFTSEGYMNYSHTQAATKKTAYTLYQKQE from the exons ATGAAGTGTTCTATCTTTGTAGCTCTTGTTCTGGTTGGAATAACGACTTCTGAGGTGTCCAA GCCATCCTTTTTGTTTGAAGGATCATGGCTTGAAATGAAGGAAAGCCGAACTGGTGTTGTAGAGTACTTAAAGCTGTTTGGCATAAACGAAACCAGTGCCAATGCATATAGCAATGGTCCAATGACGATGGAATGTATTCAATTGACTGAAAATGGTTACAAAGTTACTGGAATAC AGCCCAGTGGTGTTCCCTATAATGCATCTATAACATGGAGAAAGGAAGCAAAAAGCCCATACACATCTTTTGGAGTTGAAATGGAATTTGATGCAGAGGTTTTGAAAGACAATGCTACACATTATAATGTATTGCGTTTCAATGCTTATAACAAAACATCTGGCTCTCTGGTTTTTTTCACTCAACGCGTTTTTACGAGTGAAGGGTACATGAATTATAGTCATACACAGGCTGCAACGAAGAAAACCGCTTACACTCTATACCAAAAACAGGAGTAA
- the LOC121124583 gene encoding uncharacterized protein encodes MKCSIFVALVLVGITTSEVSKPSFLFEGSWLEMKDKRTGVVEYLKLFGINQTSATAYSKGPMTMECIQLTENGYKVTGIQPSGVPYNASITWRKEAKSPYTSFGVEMEFDAEVLKDNATHYNVLRFNAYNKTSGSLVFFTQRVFTSEGYMNYSHTQAATKKTAYTLYQKQE; translated from the exons ATGAAGTGTTCTATCTTTGTAGCTCTTGTTCTGGTTGGAATAACGACTTCTGAGGTGTCCAA GCCCTCCTTTTTGTTTGAAGGATCATGGCTTGAAATGAAGGATAAACGAACTGGTGTTGTAGAGTACTTAAAGCTGTTTGGCATAAACCAAACCAGTGCCACTGCATATAGCAAAGGTCCAATGACGATGGAATGTATTCAATTGACGGAAAATGGTTACAAAGTTACTGGAATAC AGCCCAGTGGTGTTCCCTATAATGCATCTATAACATGGAGAAAGGAAGCAAAAAGCCCATACACATCTTTTGGAGTTGAAATGGAATTTGATGCAGAGGTTTTGAAAGACAATGCTACACATTATAATGTATTGCGTTTCAATGCTTATAACAAAACATCTGGCTCTCTGGTTTTTTTCACTCAACGCGTTTTTACGAGTGAAGGGTACATGAATTATAGTCATACACAGGCTGCAACGAAGAAAACCGCTTACACTCTATACCAAAAACAGGAGTAA